One Mangrovimonas cancribranchiae DNA segment encodes these proteins:
- a CDS encoding DUF6794 domain-containing protein, translating into MKKLLLFILTQIIFSNLYGQISSGMATISETFSSNGRYKLISYSYDDDFPNTIGESFIIKYDIYKRPDTIYKIDRSFDLYADYPFHTIVSNDGKKIMHLINNRYYKGKENNNVVIYKNGTLDKSYTSEEFIKCNKSVENCELFYQNKYEVINYKKSSYLVKSFKENASEEDKFLYDKYIFNKNDSIYVTDSRKKTTIYDLNNEKFLKNNLNFDSIFPNIKNYITTNSKINYYEYPFKYIIDLETKLTNEKLSKKISDISGLKFIPLKDSTFNKFKLYRIDIRGFLDKTGKFELDSINADTIFDKQKIKTFLKETQFKTDFIPKEVDKIYLKNFFGGYRNYDNKIAEQVTINEKEKRIEEYKRRLTLEIIDGIYIPKNLYECMTELDSILNFESKRKLMESENLWEYNSHMGGLGMWIRNNWGINGGSRLKKYFNDRKVGISGFGNDNISGIIIEFYNKWLNGNKESIKKWEKNNPKKK; encoded by the coding sequence ATGAAAAAACTATTGCTGTTTATATTAACACAAATAATATTTTCAAATTTATATGGTCAAATTTCCTCTGGAATGGCTACAATTTCAGAAACATTTTCATCAAATGGGAGATATAAATTAATTTCTTATTCATATGATGATGATTTCCCAAATACAATAGGTGAATCGTTTATTATCAAATATGACATTTACAAAAGACCAGATACAATATATAAGATTGATAGGTCTTTTGATTTGTATGCAGATTATCCTTTTCACACTATTGTAAGTAATGATGGTAAAAAAATTATGCATTTAATAAATAACAGATATTATAAAGGTAAAGAAAACAACAACGTAGTAATTTATAAAAATGGGACATTAGACAAAAGTTATACTTCTGAAGAATTTATAAAATGTAATAAAAGTGTAGAAAATTGCGAACTTTTCTACCAAAACAAATACGAAGTAATAAATTACAAAAAAAGTAGTTACCTAGTAAAATCCTTTAAAGAAAACGCAAGCGAAGAAGATAAATTTTTATATGACAAATATATATTTAATAAAAATGATTCCATCTATGTTACTGATTCTAGAAAAAAAACAACTATTTATGACTTAAACAATGAAAAATTTCTAAAGAACAACTTAAACTTTGATTCCATTTTTCCAAACATTAAAAACTACATAACAACAAATAGCAAAATAAATTATTATGAGTATCCATTTAAATATATAATAGATTTAGAAACTAAACTAACAAATGAAAAACTTTCAAAAAAAATTAGTGATATATCAGGATTGAAATTCATTCCATTAAAAGATTCTACTTTTAACAAATTCAAGCTTTACAGAATTGACATTCGAGGTTTTCTTGATAAAACTGGAAAGTTTGAATTAGATTCGATAAATGCAGACACTATATTTGACAAGCAAAAAATTAAAACATTTTTAAAAGAAACTCAATTTAAAACAGATTTTATTCCAAAAGAAGTAGATAAAATTTATTTAAAAAATTTTTTTGGAGGATATAGAAATTACGATAACAAAATTGCTGAACAAGTAACAATCAATGAAAAAGAAAAAAGAATTGAAGAATATAAACGAAGGTTAACTCTGGAAATTATTGATGGAATTTATATACCAAAAAATCTATATGAGTGTATGACTGAATTAGATAGTATATTAAATTTTGAAAGCAAAAGGAAATTGATGGAATCCGAAAACCTTTGGGAATATAACTCGCATATGGGAGGTTTAGGAATGTGGATTAGAAATAATTGGGGAATCAACGGGGGCTCAAGACTTAAAAAGTATTTTAACGACCGGAAAGTTGGAATTAGTGGCTTTGGCAACGATAACATTTCTGGGATAATTATAGAGTTCTATAACAAGTGGCTAAATGGAAATAAAGAATCTATTAAAAAATGGGAAAAGAATAATCCTAAAAAAAAATAA
- a CDS encoding helicase-related protein encodes MSKIFNKREELERFIREQTLGPGISGYRFVNLEAACNTEKDFKTEFPINNEFEILNTMPAALYSTGILFPKDESQSAEIGAQTDSNDDANGNDDEEEENDVDNLKDDLGNIDSPDTIELNQLFPQTMGLTFCMKEDFLKEGNINFNISARYYRKLAKDQLLNVGVLCEVNSDLFNQFLINNNLSKYITIVDYGVNKCIKANHKLSNEDTKEINQILRSIDQDKAKEIFEKDVKAYINRTLNFTPSNLSSLTQTIFSELKNETDKRETREKLYEASQKVELLENFKNHIKDLLNLFRNTIWASENLNAEVRMENIKFDTNFTKKTYLAYKSKDYSENIEIKRSDNTTSDSLEHLFKIQLDKEEYASLSANIQLSRDSRKSNNKVFVKIQLINDSTPFKEDPEGKRYYSVATEKVNNKAFFGVKIISESENIIPYTNYKYKKDADGQFNEDTTTKFIYHQFEDYAIGHGCSVNWEKQNTKVRVETEYLPACETPDIEPVPRDKNKEPIEKGNGEFTSPPFLENSKSQEFKWLSTFSNAENQEVVSGLLEFVDSYGKWIQQKRMDPKFQSEFEDIANQELDKCQEDYNRMKKNIESLLKGENNVENLNSFRLMNSAMFMQLFHSEKVKNGEIGNLMAENSFCGFNLDFYKEADDKLFSNTDSAGWRAFQLAFILLNLDGIFKAENDNQWIARNEWVDLVWFPTGGGKTEAYLGLIALTIINRRKLYKEEGGGVAAIMRYTLRLLTMQQFQRATLVIMALELLRRWDENQLGLEPISIGLWVGDNSLPNSMKGLLEQLQKLKEGNKNNKIPFSNCPWCGSDLRPIPSGGIVNDNNDIFNNGKAHLYCGSKTCSFSYALEDPFSNKPMSNAIPINLCDETIYQHPPSLLFGTVDKFAQLAHKVDDNNNGRSKDSRRLFGRGNWENGKPQDGYLPPDLIIQDELHLLLGPLGSAVALFEAAVDQLCTRSDGTRPKIISSTATTRNTQLQIAALFGREVKLFPKPGVECDDSFFAFYKRKFNSIENVEPEYIAKRKYVGVLPTGRTQIWMQMRLSAILMTHRVIFELKELGNHHPIDFKEYDKEFIKAMDYYHTIISYFNSLKEVGKTQSQVQTYILKEFRKVFNRLLRPQKLMHALYTYGPIQEAELTGRLSGEEVKNELKNVESEWKPQNRFAHIENKTISRGKVPPEFVVATNMISVGIDVSRFNTIIMNSMPRNTAEYIQASSRVARNDYGLVLTVHHPFRARDISHYEKFIEFHEKMYSYVEPISITPFTKKAIERYLGLYLATMIRHTRNEFTNRDTANVINNLTDDEIKELINELMSYFESKKTKLDSFDSLIQNLLKEENLNQITVWLSEALNEWKNLEDELDNQTDLVFTRATNRANQQRRQEQLYVDIDAYEGSIHSKKWQVPMSLRVIEPEAAIKINSI; translated from the coding sequence ATGAGCAAGATATTCAACAAAAGAGAAGAATTAGAGCGTTTTATTAGAGAACAGACGCTAGGTCCAGGAATTAGTGGATATCGTTTTGTAAATCTAGAGGCTGCTTGCAATACAGAAAAAGATTTTAAAACTGAATTTCCAATAAATAATGAGTTTGAAATCTTAAACACAATGCCAGCTGCTTTATATAGTACTGGTATTTTATTCCCAAAAGACGAGAGTCAATCAGCAGAAATAGGAGCACAAACAGATTCAAATGATGATGCAAATGGTAATGACGATGAAGAAGAGGAGAATGATGTTGATAATTTGAAAGATGATTTAGGTAATATAGATAGTCCTGATACAATAGAACTTAATCAATTATTCCCTCAAACTATGGGTCTCACATTTTGCATGAAGGAAGATTTTTTGAAAGAAGGCAATATAAATTTCAATATTAGTGCACGCTATTACAGAAAGTTAGCAAAAGATCAATTACTCAATGTTGGTGTTTTATGTGAAGTAAATTCAGATTTGTTTAATCAGTTTCTAATCAATAATAATTTATCTAAATATATTACGATTGTAGATTATGGTGTAAATAAATGCATCAAAGCAAACCATAAACTATCTAATGAAGACACAAAAGAAATAAATCAAATATTACGTTCGATTGATCAGGATAAAGCAAAGGAAATCTTTGAAAAAGATGTTAAAGCCTATATTAATAGAACTTTGAATTTTACACCTTCCAACTTAAGCAGCCTAACACAAACAATATTTTCTGAGTTAAAAAACGAAACAGACAAGAGAGAAACAAGAGAAAAACTTTATGAAGCCTCTCAAAAAGTAGAATTACTTGAAAATTTTAAGAACCATATTAAGGATCTTCTCAATTTATTCAGAAATACAATTTGGGCTTCAGAAAACTTAAATGCTGAGGTGAGAATGGAGAATATTAAATTTGATACTAACTTTACAAAAAAAACTTACTTAGCTTATAAATCAAAAGACTACAGTGAAAATATTGAAATAAAAAGAAGTGATAACACAACATCAGATAGTTTAGAGCACTTGTTTAAAATTCAATTAGATAAAGAAGAATACGCTTCATTATCAGCAAATATTCAATTAAGTAGAGATTCTAGAAAATCTAACAATAAGGTATTTGTAAAAATTCAATTAATCAATGATAGTACCCCCTTCAAAGAAGATCCAGAAGGTAAAAGGTATTACTCAGTTGCCACAGAAAAAGTGAATAACAAAGCTTTTTTTGGTGTAAAAATCATTTCTGAAAGTGAAAATATCATTCCATATACAAACTACAAATATAAAAAAGATGCGGATGGACAATTTAACGAGGATACAACTACTAAGTTTATATATCACCAGTTTGAGGATTATGCAATAGGTCATGGTTGTTCGGTAAATTGGGAAAAACAGAATACTAAAGTTCGTGTTGAAACAGAATATTTACCTGCCTGTGAGACGCCCGATATAGAACCTGTACCAAGAGATAAAAACAAAGAGCCAATTGAGAAAGGTAATGGAGAGTTCACTTCTCCTCCATTTTTAGAAAATTCTAAATCACAAGAATTTAAATGGCTTTCAACATTTTCTAATGCAGAAAATCAAGAGGTTGTTTCAGGATTATTAGAGTTTGTAGATTCCTATGGTAAATGGATTCAACAAAAAAGAATGGATCCGAAATTTCAAAGCGAATTTGAGGACATTGCAAATCAAGAACTGGATAAGTGTCAAGAGGATTATAACCGAATGAAGAAAAACATTGAGAGTTTATTAAAAGGAGAAAACAATGTTGAAAATCTAAATTCTTTTCGTTTGATGAATTCTGCGATGTTTATGCAGTTATTTCATTCAGAAAAAGTGAAGAACGGTGAAATAGGAAATCTGATGGCAGAGAACAGTTTCTGTGGATTCAATTTAGACTTTTACAAAGAAGCTGATGATAAATTATTTTCCAATACAGATTCTGCTGGTTGGAGAGCATTTCAGCTTGCATTTATTCTTCTAAATTTAGATGGTATTTTCAAAGCAGAAAATGATAATCAATGGATTGCAAGAAACGAGTGGGTAGATTTAGTATGGTTTCCAACAGGTGGTGGTAAAACAGAAGCATATCTTGGTCTCATTGCATTAACGATTATTAATAGACGAAAACTATACAAAGAAGAAGGTGGTGGTGTTGCTGCAATAATGAGATATACTTTACGACTGTTAACAATGCAGCAGTTTCAAAGAGCTACACTTGTAATTATGGCATTGGAACTATTACGAAGATGGGATGAGAATCAATTAGGATTAGAACCTATTTCTATCGGATTATGGGTTGGGGACAATTCATTACCCAACTCTATGAAAGGACTATTAGAACAACTTCAAAAATTAAAAGAAGGTAATAAAAATAATAAAATCCCCTTCTCTAATTGTCCTTGGTGTGGATCAGATTTAAGACCAATTCCTTCCGGTGGTATTGTAAATGATAATAATGACATATTTAATAATGGTAAAGCACATCTTTATTGTGGAAGTAAAACATGTTCATTCAGCTATGCATTAGAGGACCCTTTCAGCAATAAACCAATGTCTAATGCTATCCCGATAAATCTATGTGACGAAACCATTTATCAACACCCACCAAGTTTATTATTTGGTACAGTCGATAAATTTGCACAGTTAGCTCATAAGGTTGATGACAATAATAACGGGAGAAGTAAAGACTCCAGAAGATTATTTGGAAGAGGAAATTGGGAGAATGGAAAACCGCAAGATGGTTATTTGCCGCCAGATTTAATTATTCAAGATGAGTTGCATCTTCTTTTAGGTCCTCTAGGATCTGCAGTGGCATTATTTGAAGCTGCTGTAGACCAATTATGCACAAGGAGTGATGGCACTCGCCCTAAAATAATATCTTCAACAGCAACTACACGAAATACACAACTTCAAATTGCTGCATTGTTTGGAAGAGAAGTTAAATTATTTCCAAAGCCTGGTGTTGAATGTGATGATTCCTTTTTTGCTTTCTACAAAAGAAAATTTAATAGTATTGAAAATGTAGAACCCGAATATATTGCTAAACGAAAATATGTTGGTGTGCTACCGACTGGAAGAACGCAAATTTGGATGCAAATGCGTTTGTCCGCAATTTTAATGACACATAGAGTGATTTTTGAATTGAAAGAACTTGGAAATCATCATCCGATTGACTTTAAAGAGTACGATAAGGAATTTATTAAAGCGATGGATTATTACCATACAATCATATCATATTTCAATAGCTTAAAAGAGGTGGGAAAAACACAATCTCAAGTACAAACTTATATTTTAAAAGAATTTAGGAAGGTGTTTAATCGTTTGTTAAGACCTCAAAAATTAATGCATGCTTTATATACCTATGGGCCAATACAAGAAGCTGAATTAACCGGTAGATTGTCCGGTGAAGAGGTAAAGAATGAATTAAAGAATGTTGAATCTGAGTGGAAGCCACAAAATAGATTTGCACACATAGAAAATAAAACTATTTCTCGTGGTAAGGTGCCTCCTGAATTTGTAGTAGCTACTAATATGATTTCTGTGGGAATTGATGTTTCTAGGTTTAACACCATTATAATGAACTCGATGCCAAGAAATACAGCAGAATATATACAAGCTAGTAGCCGTGTTGCAAGAAATGATTATGGACTGGTACTCACGGTTCATCACCCATTTAGGGCAAGAGATATTTCTCATTATGAAAAATTTATTGAGTTTCACGAAAAGATGTACAGTTACGTAGAGCCTATTTCAATAACACCTTTTACAAAAAAAGCGATTGAACGCTATTTAGGTTTATACTTAGCAACTATGATACGGCACACTAGAAATGAGTTTACAAATAGAGATACAGCTAATGTCATCAATAATTTGACGGATGATGAAATTAAAGAACTTATAAATGAATTGATGAGCTATTTTGAATCAAAGAAAACCAAATTGGATTCATTCGACTCTCTAATTCAAAATCTGCTTAAAGAAGAAAATTTAAACCAAATTACAGTATGGCTTTCTGAAGCTCTAAATGAATGGAAAAACCTAGAAGATGAATTAGACAACCAAACAGATTTAGTCTTTACTAGAGCTACTAATAGAGCTAATCAACAAAGACGTCAAGAACAACTCTATGTTGATATAGATGCCTATGAAGGTTCTATTCATAGTAAAAAATGGCAGGTACCTATGTCATTGAGAGTAATAGAACCTGAAGCAGCTATTAAAATAAATTCTATTTAA
- the dcm gene encoding DNA (cytosine-5-)-methyltransferase, whose amino-acid sequence MENKLTVIDFFCGAGGFSEGFRQMGYEIIYGYDHWKPAVDTFNHNFNLNCKPKNILDFKNSIKEIEELPDTDIIIGSPPCVSFSSSNKSGNADKSLGVELTEAFLRIVAVKKHQPKSILKAWFMENVVNSRRYLQTSYTFKDLGLEEWAKKHRIGILNTAIDLYENTAVINSAEYGSFQARKRLISGEIVKKGKLVVPNSTHNSEGIDGKKKFLTIGDMKRIFPHPYSKPSNKLISDPQYDIKIAQNQLTDHFYDTGIYKVEWKFSKFWKTNHPFMGKMSFPENENKPSRTITATKIANSRESIIYKSEIERIGDGEYRLPTVREAAIIMGFPITYQFIGKENNKWRLVGNAVCSSVSKAFAKVVLDECKLPVPKSLNLNLKTEEILNLNTFKLKSFDNPPKKNPGSRFRRHAIKDGNLTVTLSNYDIEKNTKKAEGKWYTSIQYGTGKGFPIQKINDNYFKHIEELIKEYKEGKDFLKYINNGFSEKIGNANELQNLYEQQKSNSKLTEPTELVDTVQEKLNELDLEDKVLEQTKNKIFKHKDKVPVKQLFALYAINKISTIANEN is encoded by the coding sequence TTGGAAAATAAACTAACAGTAATTGACTTCTTCTGCGGAGCGGGAGGATTTTCTGAAGGATTTAGACAAATGGGATATGAAATTATATATGGATATGACCATTGGAAGCCTGCTGTTGATACTTTTAACCACAATTTTAATCTTAATTGCAAACCTAAAAATATTCTTGATTTTAAAAACTCAATTAAAGAAATTGAAGAATTACCTGATACAGATATAATTATTGGATCACCACCTTGTGTTAGTTTTTCTAGCTCTAACAAATCTGGGAATGCAGATAAATCATTAGGAGTTGAGTTGACAGAAGCATTTTTAAGAATTGTTGCTGTTAAAAAACATCAACCTAAATCAATCTTAAAAGCTTGGTTTATGGAAAATGTTGTAAATTCTAGAAGATACTTGCAAACATCATACACTTTTAAAGATTTAGGGTTAGAAGAATGGGCTAAAAAGCATCGAATTGGTATTTTAAATACCGCTATTGATTTATACGAAAATACCGCTGTTATAAATTCTGCTGAATATGGTTCATTTCAAGCTAGAAAAAGGTTGATATCAGGAGAGATTGTAAAAAAAGGTAAATTGGTTGTACCTAATTCTACACATAATAGTGAGGGAATTGATGGAAAAAAGAAGTTTTTGACAATTGGAGATATGAAAAGGATTTTCCCTCACCCATATTCGAAGCCTTCTAATAAATTAATTTCAGATCCACAATATGATATTAAGATTGCTCAAAATCAATTAACTGATCATTTTTATGATACAGGAATTTATAAGGTAGAATGGAAGTTTTCGAAGTTTTGGAAAACAAATCATCCATTTATGGGAAAAATGTCATTTCCTGAAAATGAAAATAAACCAAGTAGAACTATAACAGCAACAAAAATAGCCAATTCAAGAGAGTCCATAATATATAAATCAGAAATTGAAAGAATTGGTGATGGTGAGTATCGGTTACCTACAGTAAGAGAAGCCGCTATAATAATGGGCTTTCCTATTACCTATCAGTTTATAGGAAAAGAAAATAATAAATGGCGTTTGGTGGGTAATGCTGTTTGTTCTTCTGTAAGTAAAGCTTTTGCGAAGGTCGTTCTTGATGAATGCAAATTACCTGTTCCTAAATCATTGAATTTAAATTTAAAAACTGAAGAGATCTTAAATCTGAATACCTTTAAATTAAAATCATTTGATAATCCTCCCAAAAAAAATCCAGGTTCTAGATTTAGAAGACATGCCATAAAAGATGGTAATCTAACAGTTACTTTATCTAATTATGATATTGAGAAAAATACTAAAAAAGCTGAAGGTAAATGGTATACCTCAATTCAGTATGGAACAGGGAAAGGTTTCCCAATTCAAAAAATTAACGATAATTACTTTAAACATATTGAAGAATTAATTAAAGAATATAAAGAAGGAAAAGATTTTTTGAAATATATCAACAATGGGTTTTCTGAGAAAATTGGAAATGCTAATGAACTTCAAAATCTATATGAACAACAAAAATCGAATAGTAAGTTAACAGAACCAACCGAGTTAGTAGACACAGTTCAAGAAAAGCTTAATGAACTCGATTTAGAGGACAAAGTACTTGAACAAACAAAAAATAAAATATTCAAACATAAAGATAAGGTCCCAGTAAAGCAACTTTTTGCTTTATATGCAATTAATAAAATTTCGACCATTGCAAACGAAAATTAA
- a CDS encoding NERD domain-containing protein, which yields MPVTFHPNNPIDALETIIVKEDGSPLRGEIDIYRKLWRELGESELEWDVWHDLKLPEHSDNFNYYKKTSAQIDFLILCKYGILVLEVKGGTISSKNNTFYYGRNFNTPMKQNPFKQAEGYKYTLKDNILNNFKNCFFCEVVVFPHVDYPFESKLIDSNLLWSKYIAQTFDNSIEKFLINAIKYSKNKHKKHFRNYNELSHKEYVAIKNILSPIISDRNKLNTINTLEWLGIQNIEILEGLYKNPRIMIEGPPGSGKTTLAKAFIDKQYNKNGIYLCWNNFLMQYTKSILTERNLTCEIEVTTFFRFFKKHNPSLSYRELASMTEDEFYEVVKNTIQKLELEDKLTPYDFMIIDEAQDLFDRGLDLFINKFSGFNGQGLTNGNSLVLYDIDQSYTSTGRNVTEIADLLTEYYSHFKISEVKRSAQNPNIRKLSSEVLENPSIILNEEFEELFPNIKINQYQSLQNVKKHIVKDILTPIRETDSSLKGKDCVILIESTFLQGTYKGDEDLRELLIIKDVEELNEQNLRGTTNKLRYTSILKYKGLEKKNVFLVVSEPSEINKYELFVGITRAILNLEINIVK from the coding sequence ATGCCTGTTACATTTCACCCAAACAACCCTATTGATGCTTTGGAAACCATAATTGTTAAGGAAGATGGATCTCCTCTTCGTGGTGAAATTGATATTTATAGAAAACTATGGCGTGAATTAGGAGAAAGTGAATTAGAGTGGGATGTTTGGCACGATTTAAAATTACCAGAGCATTCAGATAATTTTAATTATTATAAAAAAACAAGTGCTCAAATTGATTTTTTAATTCTTTGTAAATATGGAATCTTAGTATTGGAAGTCAAAGGAGGGACAATTTCTAGTAAGAATAATACTTTTTACTACGGAAGAAACTTTAATACCCCAATGAAACAGAACCCCTTCAAGCAAGCAGAAGGCTATAAATACACTTTGAAAGACAATATCCTAAATAATTTTAAGAATTGCTTTTTTTGTGAAGTTGTAGTTTTTCCTCACGTTGACTACCCTTTTGAATCAAAATTGATTGATTCAAATTTACTTTGGTCAAAATATATTGCTCAAACTTTTGATAATTCAATTGAAAAGTTTCTCATAAATGCTATTAAATATTCAAAAAACAAACACAAAAAGCACTTTAGAAACTACAACGAATTATCACATAAAGAGTATGTAGCAATAAAAAATATACTCAGTCCTATCATAAGTGATAGGAACAAGTTAAACACAATCAATACACTCGAATGGTTGGGTATACAAAATATAGAAATCCTAGAAGGTTTATATAAAAACCCAAGAATAATGATTGAAGGACCACCTGGTTCTGGAAAAACAACGTTGGCTAAAGCTTTTATTGATAAGCAATATAATAAGAATGGTATTTACTTATGTTGGAATAATTTTTTAATGCAATATACAAAATCAATCTTAACCGAAAGAAATCTTACCTGCGAAATTGAAGTGACTACATTTTTTAGATTTTTTAAAAAGCATAACCCTTCGCTTTCTTACAGAGAATTAGCTTCAATGACAGAAGATGAATTTTACGAAGTAGTTAAAAATACAATTCAAAAACTAGAATTGGAAGACAAACTAACGCCTTATGATTTTATGATAATTGATGAAGCCCAAGATTTATTTGACAGAGGATTGGATCTATTTATAAATAAGTTTTCAGGGTTTAATGGACAGGGTTTGACGAATGGTAATTCGCTCGTCCTTTATGATATTGACCAGAGTTATACAAGCACTGGTCGCAATGTTACTGAAATTGCAGATTTGCTTACCGAATATTATAGTCATTTTAAAATAAGTGAAGTAAAAAGAAGTGCTCAGAACCCAAATATAAGGAAACTTTCATCTGAAGTGCTAGAAAACCCGTCAATTATACTTAATGAAGAGTTTGAAGAATTATTTCCTAACATTAAAATTAACCAATATCAATCTCTACAAAATGTAAAAAAGCATATTGTAAAAGATATTTTAACTCCTATTCGAGAAACGGATTCTTCTCTAAAAGGTAAAGACTGTGTAATATTAATTGAATCAACTTTTCTACAAGGAACTTACAAAGGAGATGAAGATTTAAGGGAGTTACTTATAATAAAAGACGTAGAGGAATTAAATGAACAAAATTTGAGAGGGACAACTAATAAATTACGATACACGTCAATTTTGAAATACAAAGGACTTGAAAAAAAGAACGTATTCTTAGTTGTTTCAGAGCCTTCTGAAATTAATAAATATGAACTTTTTGTAGGGATAACCCGTGCTATCCTGAATCTTGAAATCAATATTGTAAAGTAA